AAGCCCAAAGGTGCAAGGCCATGGCCGCATAATCGATTTTTAGGCCATTGTATTCGCCTGTACCAACAAACTCGATGCCGTAGCCTAATTTGTTCAAAATAGAGGTTGGCAACTTCACGGATAGGCCTTCGCTATCTATAACAGGAACAAAGAAATCCACAGACAGACCGTTTTGATGCGTTTTATGCGGCCTAAACTTGCCGCCTTCTTTATAACCGGACTCCCCATAGACATAAACCTTTGACGGCGCCTGTGTTTCAAGCAATGAATAAGCATCAACAACCACCTTATAGACCTTGCTATGCACATAATTTCGGCCGGTCATTACGCCAATATTGTTGTATGCAGCATAATTCTTTCCGCTAGTAGGCAGCTGCCAGCCATTTTCAAGGCGTCCATTATCCTGACTACCGAAGCAATTACTTTCTTCAGCCGCGTCTGTGGCTACAGAAAACAGCAACAGCGCGAGAAGACTTGATCGATAGATGCTTTTAATATGTGGGTCCTGGTTGGATGATTACGGTATATGTTGCGGGATTGATTAAGCTTAAGCAATAAACCCTCGTTCGTTCCCGTAATTTCACTATGGTGTATTTTGACACCGTTAGCGATACCAGCCCCATCACTGCAATTAGAAACAGCGCAATATTTTGACATCTGTAGTCCAAGTAACTAAACTGCGCATCTTTTTAACCCACTAACCCACCGAAGGAGGCTGTATGTTCGATTTTGCAACGCGCTTGAGCCTCGCATCCTTAACCGGTCGGTAATCAATCCGATCATCAGGATCGGGCTTCCGCATTAATCCCTTATTTAATTTTTGGCCGATTCCGGTCAGGGCTTGCTATTGCCGTTGGGCTGCCGGCTTCGGATAGGCTTTGTGGAAGTTTATGAAAACACATCAATCCAAGCGCTCACAGCCGTTGTGCGCAGTATGGCGCGAAGGCGACGGTCTGGCGCCTCGTTTTGAACAACGCGACCCGGTTAAACAACTGGTGCGTAAAGACCAACAACTGAGTAAACAGGCGCATCGCGCTTTAAGTTCATTTCTCGAAGGCGAATGCAAGCACCCCGATTTGTTAGGCATCGAGGTGGTCGCCGTACAGTATGAACCCGCCAAACAACGTCTATGTGTCAGCGTCGGTTCAGCCAACAATCAGGCTAACGGCGAAGCCGTTTTAGCGGCATTAAAACACAGTCAAACGGTGCTGCGTAGCGTGGTTGCAGCCGGCTTACATCGTAAAAAAGTTCCGGTTCTTAGTTTTTATTACGTTGGCGACAATACAGGAGGTGAGTCATGCCTATTCAAACCCTGATTACCAAAGGCAAAGTGCCGGTCAAGATTTACACAGGCCAAGTTGATCCGGCAGCCTATCAACAATTGCTAAACTTGTCGCAGATGCCGTTTGTGCACAGCCATATTGCCGTGATGCCCGATGTGCATTGCGGCAAAGGTGCCACGGTCGGTTCGGTGATTCCTACGCTGGGAGCCATTATACCGGCAGCAGTCGGCGTGGATATTGGTTGCGGCATGTGCGCGGTGCGTTTGTCACTCAATGCCAACGATTTGCCGGACAGCTTACGTTCGTTGCGGCTGGCCTTGGAAGCGGCGGTGCCGGTCGGTTTTGCCATGCACCGTAGCGATCGAGCGCAACGCTCGACCATTAACGCACTTGGCGTGGGTTTACATCAAATTTTAGATAAACACCCCAAGGTCAATGCCAAGCAAAACAAACCCTATCAAACCTGGATACGCCAGTTAGGCACGCTAGGCGGCGGCAATCATTTCATCGAGTTGTGCCTGGATGAAAGCGATAAAGT
This sequence is a window from Methylomonas methanica MC09. Protein-coding genes within it:
- a CDS encoding penicillin-insensitive murein endopeptidase; this encodes MLFSVATDAAEESNCFGSQDNGRLENGWQLPTSGKNYAAYNNIGVMTGRNYVHSKVYKVVVDAYSLLETQAPSKVYVYGESGYKEGGKFRPHKTHQNGLSVDFFVPVIDSEGLSVKLPTSILNKLGYGIEFVGTGEYNGLKIDYAAMALHLWALKAAADKNGVKIWRVIFDNELQKQLFKVPEAKGLRDAMAFSTNKPWVRHDEHYHIDFSVPCRP
- a CDS encoding ribosome-binding factor A is translated as MKTHQSKRSQPLCAVWREGDGLAPRFEQRDPVKQLVRKDQQLSKQAHRALSSFLEGECKHPDLLGIEVVAVQYEPAKQRLCVSVGSANNQANGEAVLAALKHSQTVLRSVVAAGLHRKKVPVLSFYYVGDNTGGESCLFKP